GAACTCGATCTCCCCGGCTACGCTATTGGCGGGCTCAGCGTCGGCGAGCCCCGCCAACTGACTCGCGAGATCGTCGAGTCCACACTGGAGCATCTTCCGAAAGACAAGCCCCGCTACCTGATGGGTGTGGGCACGCCGGAAGAAATCGTCGCCTATGCCGGTCTCGGTGTGGACATGATGGATTGCGTGCTTCCCACGCGCGCCGCCCGCCATGGACTGGTGTTCACCTCGGAGGGCAAGGTCAATATCAAGAACGCCCGCTATGCCCAGGACGAGGGCCCGCTCGACCCGAACTGCGGGTGCAAGGTCTGCGCCCGCTATTCCCGCGCCTATTTGCGCCACCTGTACGCCACCGGCGAGATCCTCGGGCAGGTCCTGAATAGCGTCCACAACCTGGCCTACTACCTTGACACCATGCGCCAAGTGCGGCAATCTATAGAGCTTGGGGAATTCAGGAATTCCTTTCCGGTATCCGGTCTCAGAATTTGAAGTCCCCATGCCAACGGGAAGATCCGGCCTCGCTCCTCAAGCCGGGTGCCCTACCCTGACTGATTTTGGAAGGGTGGGCGTGGCGCCGGTGCCGGGGAGCTCCCGGGACCCTGCAGCGATCCACCCGTAGGAACAAATTGTTGCATCGGTGTGTGTGTGCCCCATCCTGACCGCTTTTGCAAGGGTGCTTGGGTGCCCCACCCTGACCGGTCTTGGAAGGGTGGGAGAAGCAGACACCAAATCCGCCGCGCCCTTGGTGAAGTATGGGACCGGAAAGGCACGAGGAGAACTCAGGAGTTGACCAGCTTGCAATCGATAACGGCAATCCTGGCCCAATCGACGGGCGGGGGCGGCGGCATGGTGATGTGGCTGCCCTTGATACTGATCTTTGTAATTTTTTATTTCCTGCTCATTATGCCGCAGCAGAAACGGCAGAAGAAGTGGCAGCTGATGTTGAACGAGCTCAAGACGGGTGACCGCGTCATGACGCAGGGCGGTATCGCGGGCACCATCGTCGCCCTGCGCGACACCTCGATTCATCTCCGCGTTCCGCCCGATAATCTGCGGCTGGAAGTGAGCAAGAACGCCGTCGTCTCCGTAATGGGACCGGAAGAATTGAAGAGCTAGTTGCTCGTTGCCAGTTGCCAGTCGTCAGCTGTTCCGGCGACTGAAAGCTGACAACTGACAACTGACAACTGACAACATGAATAAGACCTTACTCTGGAAAACAGTTTTCATTATCGCGGTAATGCTGGCTTTCCTTATCGGCATTATCGGGATTCCGAAGGGACTGAACGGCCAGTCGCTCATCGCCTCGATTCAGGACCGCATTCACCTTGGCCTCGACCTCAAGGGTGGTACTCACCTCATTCTCCAGGTCCGGGTCAACGAGGCGGTGAACTCCGACAGCGATCGCGCCATCGAGACGCTCAAAGAGCAGATGCGCGCCAAGAACATCGCCTACGCCGACGTCGCCAAGCCCGATCCGGTCAATAATTCCGATCGCGTCCTCATCAAGGGCGTTCCACCCGAATCGGCCGCCGACCTGCGCAGCGTCGTGCAGGACCGCCTTTCCGATTACGACCTCAGCTCCGGCCCGGAAAATTCCTGGGTGCTGGCGATGAAGCCGCAGACGCTCAAAGACATCAAGACGCGCGCCGTGGCCCAGGCCATCGAGACCATCCGCAACCGCATCGACCAGCTCGGCGTCAGCGAGCCGGTCATCGAGGAGCATGGTCTGGGTCAGTACCAGATCCTGGTACAGCTCCCCGGCGTTGACGATCCTGCCCGGGTCAAGCAGATCATGCAGTCCACCGCCATGTTGGAAATCCGGCAAGCGGTTGACGGGCCATTTCCCACCGAACAGGCGGCGCTCCAGGCGCACAACGGCATCCTCCCGCCGGACACGGTGCTGCTGCCCGAAGGTCCTCTGATGAAGCGCCGCGCCGGCAACACCCAGGACACCGGCGATCAGTTCTATATCGTTTCGCGTACCGCGGCCGTGAGCGGTCGTGATCTTCGTGACGCGCAGATGACGCGCGACGAGAACAACCGTCCCGCCGTCGGCTTCACCCTCACCGCCGAAGGCGGCCGCCGCTTCGCGCAGTTCACCGGCGCCCACGTCAACGACAAGCTGGCCGTCGTGCTTGACCACAAGGTCCAGCAGGTGGCTACCATCCAGGAGCAGATCCACGATCAGGGCCGCATCACTGGCAGCTTCTCCGAAGAAGAGTCCAAGGACCTTTCCATGGTGCTGCGCTCCGGCGCTCTGCCGGCGGGCATCACCTACCTGCAGGAGAGCACCGTGGGCCCCTCGCTGGGGGCGGATTCCATTCGCCACGGCGTGCTGGCCGCCGTCATCGGCATGCTCGCGGTCATGGTCTTCATGCTGGTGTACTACCGCGGCGCCGGCATCAACGCCGACCTGGCGCTGATCCTGAACCTGATCATCCTGCTTGGGTTCCTCGGTTTCAGCGGTGCTACCTTGACCCTGCCCGGAATCGCCGGCGTGATCCTGACCGTCGGCATGGGCGTCGATTCCAACGTGCTTATCTTCGAGCGTATTCGCGAGGAGTTGCGCAACGGTAAGACGGCTCCTTCCGCGGTGGAACAGGGATTTGGCCGGGCCTGGGTGACCATCGTGGATACGCACGTCACCACCATCGTCTCCGCCTTCATCCTGTTCATCTTCGGTACCGGCCCGGTGAAGGGCTTCGCCGTCACGCTGACCTTCGGTCTGCTGGCCAACCTGTTCACCGCCGTGTTCGTATCGCGCGTGATCTTCGACGCGCACGTGAACAACCTGAAGCGCGGCGACGCGCTGAGCATTTAATCGGTCGATGGCCGTTGGCCATCGGCTCGATCTGGGAACGGTTTTTGTTAGTGATTTGACTTGCCGGCCCTCGACCATCGACCGCCGGCCATCGACAAAGTAGGGCAATTCATGGAGTTTTTTCGGAACCCGAATATCCAATTTCTGAAGTACAAGTGGTACTTCCTGGCCTTCTCGCTGGTCTTCAGCCTTGCCGGCCTCATCTCGATGGGTGTCCGCAAGCACAACACTGGCGAGTGGGTCCCGCTGGGCGTTGAGTTCCGCGGCGGCACCGTGGTGTACGTGAAATTCACCCATCCGCCCGACAACAATGCCATTCGCTCCGCCATCGACAAATCCGGCCTGCACAACGCCCGCATCCAGCGCTTCGGCGAAGCCAAGAACAACGAAGTGCTGATCGCGCTCGATATCAAGGAGACCAGCGAACAGGCGCTCGACCAGGGCAAGAATCAGATCATCGGCGCGCTCGAACCGGTCACTCCTGCCGCCGGCAAGAAAGACCTCAACAACGCCAGCGCCCTCGACGTCTCCGAATTCCTGATGTCGAAGGACCCGCTGCACGCCGGTACCGACGCCGCCCAGCGCTATGCCGCCCTCGCCCAGCAGATCACCAGTTTCCGCGACAAGGACAGCGGCGGCGTACTCAGCTCCGTGAACGATGTTTCCCGCGGCGGTATCGCGGCGGAGGTGGTGGGCTCGCTCAACGATGGGTTCTACGTTTCCGACTTTGCCGTCCGTAACGTGGAAATCGTCGGCCCGCAGGTTGGACAGCAGCTCCAGACGCAGGCCAAGCTGGCCATTCTTTATTCGCTGCTCGGCATGCTCGTGTACTTGTGGTTCCGTTTCGAGCTGATTTACGGCGTGGCCGCCGTCGTCGCCTGCTTCCACGACACGCTCATCACCGTCGGCGCGTTTTCGCTTTTAAATATTGAAATCTCGCTCACCGTCGTCGCCGCCGTCCTCACCCTGGTCGGCTATTCGATGAACGACACCATCGTGGTGTTTGACCGAATCCGCGAGAATGTTAAACTGCTGCGCCGCGAATCACTGGCCGAGATTGTGGACCGCAGCATCAATCAGACGCTGAGCCGGACCGTGCTCACGTCGGGCCTCACGTTTTTGACCGTGTTGTCGCTTTTCCTCTTCGGCGGAGAGGTGCTGCACGGGTTCTCGTTGGCTTTGGTGATCGGTATCGTGATCGGCACGTATTCGTCGATCTTTATCGCTTCGCCAATGCTGGTTGCATACCAGGATTGGCGTTTGCGCAAAGCTCGACAGCCGGCCCAGGTGGCGGTAGCCTCCGGACGGCGCGACCGGGAAAAGGTACGGGCGAAAGGTTAAACCTTGGTCCTGTGCCGGTCGCATGGGTCCTTGGTGCCCCTCACGTCGGCGCTTTTCTGATGTGCGGGAAATGGGTTCAGGAGTTCTGGCGCGCCTTGCCGGGAGATGTCCGGGTCGCAAGAAAAAATCGGGGCACCTGCCCGACTGCAGGGAGCAAATTTCGCGTCCCCGGTGTCTAATGTAGACATTGGGACAGTCTGTACCGGAGAACAGGATTATGTTTGAAGACAGCCTCATCGAATCAGGCGGACGGTTCGGGGCAAAACGGCGTGGCGCTACTACCGTGGTCTCGTTCATTTTGCAGGGGATTCTGTTGGGAATCCTCATCCTGATCCCCCT
Above is a genomic segment from Candidatus Binatia bacterium containing:
- a CDS encoding tRNA guanosine(34) transglycosylase Tgt → ELDLPGYAIGGLSVGEPRQLTREIVESTLEHLPKDKPRYLMGVGTPEEIVAYAGLGVDMMDCVLPTRAARHGLVFTSEGKVNIKNARYAQDEGPLDPNCGCKVCARYSRAYLRHLYATGEILGQVLNSVHNLAYYLDTMRQVRQSIELGEFRNSFPVSGLRI
- the yajC gene encoding preprotein translocase subunit YajC, with protein sequence MTSLQSITAILAQSTGGGGGMVMWLPLILIFVIFYFLLIMPQQKRQKKWQLMLNELKTGDRVMTQGGIAGTIVALRDTSIHLRVPPDNLRLEVSKNAVVSVMGPEELKS
- the secD gene encoding protein translocase subunit SecD, whose product is MLAFLIGIIGIPKGLNGQSLIASIQDRIHLGLDLKGGTHLILQVRVNEAVNSDSDRAIETLKEQMRAKNIAYADVAKPDPVNNSDRVLIKGVPPESAADLRSVVQDRLSDYDLSSGPENSWVLAMKPQTLKDIKTRAVAQAIETIRNRIDQLGVSEPVIEEHGLGQYQILVQLPGVDDPARVKQIMQSTAMLEIRQAVDGPFPTEQAALQAHNGILPPDTVLLPEGPLMKRRAGNTQDTGDQFYIVSRTAAVSGRDLRDAQMTRDENNRPAVGFTLTAEGGRRFAQFTGAHVNDKLAVVLDHKVQQVATIQEQIHDQGRITGSFSEEESKDLSMVLRSGALPAGITYLQESTVGPSLGADSIRHGVLAAVIGMLAVMVFMLVYYRGAGINADLALILNLIILLGFLGFSGATLTLPGIAGVILTVGMGVDSNVLIFERIREELRNGKTAPSAVEQGFGRAWVTIVDTHVTTIVSAFILFIFGTGPVKGFAVTLTFGLLANLFTAVFVSRVIFDAHVNNLKRGDALSI
- the secF gene encoding protein translocase subunit SecF, which translates into the protein MEFFRNPNIQFLKYKWYFLAFSLVFSLAGLISMGVRKHNTGEWVPLGVEFRGGTVVYVKFTHPPDNNAIRSAIDKSGLHNARIQRFGEAKNNEVLIALDIKETSEQALDQGKNQIIGALEPVTPAAGKKDLNNASALDVSEFLMSKDPLHAGTDAAQRYAALAQQITSFRDKDSGGVLSSVNDVSRGGIAAEVVGSLNDGFYVSDFAVRNVEIVGPQVGQQLQTQAKLAILYSLLGMLVYLWFRFELIYGVAAVVACFHDTLITVGAFSLLNIEISLTVVAAVLTLVGYSMNDTIVVFDRIRENVKLLRRESLAEIVDRSINQTLSRTVLTSGLTFLTVLSLFLFGGEVLHGFSLALVIGIVIGTYSSIFIASPMLVAYQDWRLRKARQPAQVAVASGRRDREKVRAKG